The genomic DNA GGCCGACAGAAGGAAATTGATCGGGTCATCCAGATTCTGTCCCGGCGCACCAAGAATAACCCGGCTCTGATCGGTGAACCCGGCGTCGGTAAAACCGCCATCGTGGAGGGCCTGGCCCATCGCATTATAGCCGCCGACGTCCCAGAGACGCTGGAAAATAAACGGCTGGTTTCCATGGACATCGCCTCCCTGGTAGCCGGCACGAAATACAGGGGTGAATTTGAAGAGCGGCTCAAGAAAATACTTGAAGAGTTAAGAAGCGTCGGCAATATCGTCGTCTTTATTGACGAATTTCACACCATGGTCGGCGCCGGCGCGGCCGAGGGGGCGGTAGATGCCGCCAACATCATGAAGCCGTCGCTGGCCCGCGGTGAAATTCAGATTATCGGCGCTACCACACTTGATGACTATCGCAAGCATGTGGAACGGGACGCAGCTCTGGAACGGCGCTTCCAGCCGGTGCTGGTTGAAGAACCATCGCTGGAAGATACTATTGAAATTCTGCGCGGCATCCGAAGCCGCTATGAGGAGCATCACCGGCTGGACATCACCGATGACGCACTGGAAGCGGCGGCCAACATGGCCTCGCGCTACATCTCCGACCGTTTCATGCCGGATAAGGCGATTGACATTATTGATGAGGCGTCCTCCAGGGTGCGCATCCGTCACCGAACCAAACCCATGCCGCTCAAGGATCTGAAGAAGGCGGAGGACTCCTACCGCCGCGACAAGGAAGCCGCACTGGCTACCCAGCAGTACGACTTTGCCGCCGAACTGCGGGAACGTGAATATCAGATCGCCGAAAAACGGCGCAAGATGGAAGAAGAGTGGCAGCAGGAACAAGGCCAGGAAAAGCCCCGGGTCACCAAGGAAGACATTGCCGACGTGGTCAGCATGTGGACCGGGGTACCGTTGTTGCAACTGACCGGCGATGAAACCGAACGGTTGCTGCACATGGAAGAAGTGCTGCACGAACGCATTATCGGCCAGGATGAAGCGATTGTTACCATTGCCAAAGCGGTCAGGCGCGCCCGCGCCGGTCTTAAAGACCCGCGACGGCCTATCGGCAACTTTGTCTTCTTAGGGCCCACCGGCGTCGGCAAGACTGAACTGGCCCGCGCCTTAGCCAAGTTTATGTTCGGTTCAGAAGACAGCATGGTGCGCATTGATATGAGCGAATTCATGGAGAAATTCGCCGTGTCCCGCCTGGTGGGAGCGCCTCCCGGTTATGTCGGTTACGATGAAGGCGGCCAACTCACCGAAGCGGTGCGCCGCAAGGGGTACTGTCTGATTCTGCTGGACGAGATTGAGAAAGCCCATACAGACGTTTTTAATATTCTGCTCCAGATATTTGACGATGGTCACCTGACTGACGCCAAAGGCCGGCGGGTGGATTTCCGCAACAGCATCATCATCATGACCTCCAACATAGGAGCCGACCTGATCCGTAAAGGCTCCGGAGCCATCGGGTTCTCCACAACCAGCGATGAGACCAAAGCGGTTGAGGTCAACTATGAAAAGATGAAGGATAAACTGCTGAGCGAGGTCAAGAAGAGCTTCCGACCGGAGTTCCTGAACCGTATTGACTCCACGGTGGTCTTCCATTCGCTGACCCGTGACCAAATCAGGCAGATAGTTGACCTGCAACTGATGTCGGTTACCACTCAGCTTAAAGAAAAGAATATCGGAATTGAAATCACTGAAGCCGCCAAGGACGTCCTGGGCCGCAAGGGTTATGATGAGGTGTACGGCGCGCGTCCGTTGCGCCGCGTCATCCAGAGCCTGATGGAGGACAAACTTTCCGAGGACCTGCTCCGCGGCGATTACGGCCCCGGCGATACCGTAGTGGTTGATGCCGCCGGCGAAGGTGAAGAACTGGCCTTCACGATCCGACATGCACCGCCGGCGGTGGAGGCTCCGGAAGAGTACCCCGCCCTGGTCGGCGGCAACGAAGGCGAGTAGCGCTGGGGTACCGCCAACTTTGAGCCTAAATTAAAAAGCCGCCGGGTGAATCACCCGGCGGCTTTGTTCAATCATACCGGATAAAGTATTGACATCCCTGTAATGCGGGCATATAGTTGAACAAGCTAATCAACTGGGATTGACAGATGAAACGCCTGATTCCCAAATCGTTGGTTGTTCTTATTGCCTGTATATTCGGTCTTATCCCCCTGTCGCTCAGCGCCGCCGCTTATGATTTTGCGATACAGGATGTCATGTCGGGAGGGATACCAGGAGTTAACGCCGTAGTTAATGGCTCAGGAAATGGCTACTACGGACAGTCTTTACAAGCGACCTTTAATAACGCCACCGGGAACACCTACCACATAAAAGTCCCCATCGGACTGGCCATGGTCCCGCAGAATGTCGTAACTCAAACGATGTACACCGCCGGAGCCGAAATTATCACTGTTCCGCCCGGCACCAGCCAGAGTCTCATCATCGCCTTCTGCGGAGAACAACATGATTCCGGACCCAGGCGCTCAGACATTTTTTCACCTGGCGATATGGCCACAGGCAGTTTACTTCAAACATTGGAGAATATAAACCGGTCAGGGGAATTCGGCAGTACTGCTCAGCATGCCGTCTGGCATCATACCGATGGTTATGACATATCCGGTGATGAGGCAGCCACGGAGTTGGCCCAGGGGTTTGGCTCTCTCGGGACCACCGCGGCCGCTGGTCTGGCGGCAGCGGCCCTGGCCGTTGGGGCCGCTTTGTTGGGAAATCGCTTTGAAAGATACCCAGAAACAAGTGCTTCAGGAGGGTCAGACCCGTACTTTGTTTCCGCCGAAGAGACCTTCGGCGATAGCTATATCACCGGTGCGTCGGGTGATAACCTGCCACCGGAATTACGGCCACCGATTGAAATTGCCGCGATACCGCCGCCGGAGGACCCTGCCGAAGGGATACTGATTGCGGGCGGGGATGATGGCTTTTTTGAAACCCTATTTAATTTGGTACGCCAAGGCGGCCAAATGGAGGTAAAGCCCCCGGCAGTGCGCCCGGCAATCTTCGGCCCGCCGCCACCAGAAGATGAGAGTTTCTGGGAAATGGTCCAACGTATTACGCGGTGGGGACAAACCCAAACACCTGAAGAAAGGGAAGCGCAGGATGAAGCTGATGCGCACGGAGGACAGGTCCTACGGGATAATGCGCCTTTGGGCAGCGGCGGTAAACTCAACCCTGCCTTATCGGGCAATAGTCCCGACCAACTGGTTCGCCAAGTCAATAGAGAAAAGTGGGAGGAAGGCGCCACGGAAGGCATCAGGATTATTCGCCGGTTGATGAATTTAACATCGCTGGCCAACTCCCAGGGAGGCAGCAGAGACACCTCAGGATTTGCCAATATCGGACGGGATCTGGTAGAGCCAGATGCTCGGGGGCTAATTGATATGACCGGGGTTTACCAGAAGGACGCTGCCGCTCATCAGGCTTGGAACGAATTCTATGATAAATACGGCTCGGTTCCCGACCCCGATAACCAAAGCGATGTTCATAATTTCATGAACATTCTCAATCGGTTCAAAGGTCACTGAACATGTCAAACAAAAGCCGACAAGAAGTTTGTATACCAGCCCCCCGCTGTTTTCAACCAATTGAAGTGCAAACTATATTTCACACTCTTTTCCAGGCCCACAGAAAGGGAAAGTTTACATTCCGGGAGTTGGGCGAAGCCTTGAAAGCACTTCGATTCTACGACAGTCAGAGAACGGTGTGGACTATCGGCGCCGGTTCAGGGAAATGGTACCGACTGGTAAATAATCAGTGGCAAAGCGACGGTACACCGGCAGGAGAACTGGTGGCAACCATTCAAAAAGGGTGGCAGCATTATATGTCAACACTGGATCAAGGAGCCAGATGCCTCAAATGCGGTCATGGCCTGCCGGATTCTGCTCGTTTCTGCCTGAATTGTGGCACGACGGCCATTGTCCGAACCGAGACCGACAGAACTACGGTTTTCTGCCGTCATTGCGGAAGTCGTCTGGCGGCAGAGGCCAGGTTCTGCAATCACTGTGGGCAAGAGAGACAGTAATATGTTGAATACCGTAATGTTAATCGCCGGATACGCCTCTATACCACTCGTCCTGTTATCGGTCTTTGCAATGATGAGAACGATCGGCAAACCACGGCCATTAATGGTAACCGGATTGATTGCCCAGATATTATTCAGCGCTCTGTTTTTGCTGCTTTACCGTTTCCTGCTCAATCTGAGTGAACCTACGCTTCTTTCCTGGGGACTGCTGGGCATAGGCCTGTTTGGCGGGGTTTTCCAGGGGTTTACCACAAAAATCAACATCACCGGTGATAAGATTACCGCCAAAAGGTCTGTCATATATCTGATTATCTGGGGCGTGTCCTTCAGTGCGACCCAGGCTTTGGCAATGCTGGGCCAGGATACCATCGCAGCTTACGGCCTTTCATCGGTATATCTAGCGACCGGAATCGCCATTGGAATGAACGCCACTTTATTGGTCAGGCGTCTATTGACCGCCCCTGCCAATGTATCACCATCAATTCTGCAGGGGTCAATCTGCCCCAAGTGTGCTGTGTCCAATTCATCAACAAGAAAATTCTGCCGCAATTGCGGGACGGCTCTGGGTTCGTTTACAGTCCCTGTCGGCTCATCGTGCCCAAATTGCGGACAGACGGCAACGCCGACCCAGAAATATTGTAATCATTGCGGCCGCACATTGCAGTAGTCATTTACGGAGGAATAGTATGCGCTGTCCCAGGTGCCAATCGATAAATGAAGCCGGATCCGGTTTCTGCGGAAACTGCGGGGCTAAACTTGAAATTGTTCCGCCGGCTCCACCGGCGATGAAGGCTGTATCACAGATCTACTGCCAAAGGTGCGGAAAAGGCAATCCTGCCGCGTCCAAATTCTGCGAAAGTTGTGGTTCAGCGATGGGCCCGTTGCCCGAATCTATCCCGAGCGCCGGCAGCATGCAGAATAACAAAACCGGCCATCCTTCCGGGGTCTGGTGGCTGTTACCGATATTATTTGGCTGGTTGGGCGGTATTATCGCCTGGGCGGTGATAAAAGAAAGTAATGGGGGCAGGGCTCGGCAGATGTTGGGGTTGGGATTTTTTATAACTTTTCTATGGATTGGTGTCGCCTTCATGCTGTCAGGCGGTCTTGCATTATCTGATTTCAGTTTTGACTAAAGGCAACGATAAAATCGTTCAGCTATCTCGTGCGGCTTTAATACCGTTTTGGAAGACTTTTAGTCCGGCTCCGGGTTCATCAATACTCTGACGCGTCCATCTGGGGCGCTGGGAGGCGCGGATGAAGCGTTCCGGATGAGGCATCAGGGCAAACACCCGGCCGGTGTTGTCGGTCAGGCCGGCGATATTATCCAGTGCGCCGTTAGGGTTAGCCGGATATTCAGCAGTCGGCTTTCCAAACTCATCGGCATAATAGAAGACCGGACGCAGACGGGACAACATCTCCGGTGCAGCTACCAGTTTGCCCTCACCATGAGCTACCGGCACCTCAAGTTGAGTAATACCTTCAGTCCAGACACAAGGGTTAGAGGGTTCAGCGGTCAGTTTAACCCAGCGGCATTCAAAACGTCCGGAATCATTATTGGTCAGGGTGACCAGCGGCAAAGCGGGGTCAGGCGGCCCGGGCAGGATGCCGGTCTTAATCAGGACCTGGAAACCATTACAGACTCCGATAATCAAACCAGAGCGAGTCATAAACCCCTTCAATGCCTCAAAAAGACGCAGGCGCATCTCATTGGCTTGTACCTTGCCGGCACCCAGGTCATCGCCGTAGGAAAAACCACCGGCGAGGCCGATGACCTGATAATCCCGGAGGTTAACTTCCCCGGAGATAAGCTCGTTGATATGAACGACCCGCGGTACGCCACCGGCCAGTTGAAAGGCCTCAGCCATCTCCCGGTCACAATTGGTACCCGGAGCCCTAAGAACTAAAACCTTAACCTCGGTTACCATTTAAGCGGCCTCTGCCAGGCATTCTTCAAATCAGTTATCCCCTGGTCAATGACAACGTTGCCGTTCAAGCCCTTAACGACCACCCGGTCATCCGAGGCCACCACACCGATTAGGGCGACCGGGGTCATGCCCATTACCTCTTCAAATGCAGCACGGTTTTCCGGTGCGACTTCAGCCAAAAAGCGGGAATTGGATTCCGCAAAAAGCAACGTGTCGTCACGGATAATGTCATTATCTCGCATTACCTTGGACAGGGATACATCAGCACCATATCCTCCGGCAAAAGCCATTTCCGCCAGGGCAACACCCAGGCCGCCTTCAGACAGGTCATGGCACGCCTGCACCAATCTTTTATCGGTAGCCGCCGCCAGACGCTCATAGATAGCGCGGGCCTGGGCCGTATCCACCGCAGGAGCGCCGTTACCGATACAACCCCGGTGGGCATAGTAGGCCGACCCGCCGAGTTCTGCCCGGGTACGGCCGATGGCATAAATCAGGTTGCCGGGTGACTTGAAATCCATGGTGACGGCTTTTGAGGTATCCGCCATAATACTGATAGCCGAGATTAACAGAGTATGCGGAATGGATACGATTTTATCACCCACCCGGAACTGGTTATTCAATGAGTCTTTACCGGAGATAAAAGGCGTTTCATAGGCCAGTGACAGATCGGCGCAAGCCTGAGCCGCCCGGGCCAGCGCGCCGAGGGCGGCCTGATCAGTGGCTGAACCCCAGCAGAAATTATCCAGCAGCGCCAGGCGATCCAGCGAACCGCCGACGGCGATAATCTGCCGCACCGCTTCATCAACCGCTGAGGCCGCCATATTGTAGGCATCCACATCGGCATAAGCCGGATTGATGCCACAGGAAACAATCACACCCCGCTGCGAACCGGCAACGGGTTTGACGATAGAGGCGTCACCCGGACCGTCGGATTGCCGGCCTACCAGCGGTTTCAGTACACTGCTGCCCTGAACTTCATGGTCGTACTGGCGGATAACCCATTCTTTGGAGCAGGTGTTCCACCGGCCTAACAGCTGTAACAGATCATCATCCAGCCGCTCCGGGCAGGGAAACGACGGCTCCGGATTTGACGACGGCCGGTCGGTGGCCACGAGTTCCAGTTGCGGCCGTCCTTCATGCAGAAAATCCATATCCAGGTCACAGACCTGATGGTTTTTATAATGAAGTTTTAATTTTTTGTCATCGGTAAACTCACCTATTGCGGAAACTTCTACACCTTCGCCGCGACAAATTTCTTCCAGGCGGGCAAAGTGCTGCGGCGGAACGGCCAGCACCATCCGTTCCTGAGACTCGGAAATCCAGATCTCGGCATAGGACAAACCGGAGTATTTCAGCGGTACCCGGTCCAGGTGAACTTCCACTCCGGTGTCAGCTCCCATCTCGCCGACTGCGGAGGACAACCCGCCGCCGCCGACATCGGTAATGCGGCTGAAAAGTCTTTCATCCCGAGCCTGGATGATGGCTTCAATCATTCGCTTTTCCACGATGGGGTTGCCGATCTGCACCGAGGAAAAGGACTGCTCATTGCTCTTATCGGACAGTGCTTCGGATGAAAAGGTAACCCCGTGAATGCCGTCACGACCGGTTCGGCCGCCCATCAGCACCACCAGATCACCCGGGGACTGCTGTCCCGGTTTAGCTGCCCAGACCGGCATGATACCGGCAGTGCCGCAATAGACCAGCGGATTGCCGGTGTACCGTTCGTCAAAAAGCACCGCCCCATTGACAGTGGGAATACCCAGGCGATTACCATAATCAGCCACCCCGGAGCGAACACCTTTAAATACCCGGCGGGGGTGCAACGCACCGGGCGGGACTTCTTCGTACGGCATATCCGGTTCGCCAAAGCAGAAAACATCGGTATTAAAAATGGGACGGGCGGCGAGCCCGGTGCCTAGGACATCACGGATTACCCCGCCCAAACCGGTGGCAGCGCCGCCATAAGGCTCTACCGCTGAGGGATGGTTGTGGGTTTCCACCTTAAAACAGACGGCGTACTCACCATCAAAATCAATCACACCGGAATTATCCACAAAAACGCTCAGGCACCAGGGCTTGTCAAGCTGTTTGGTCGCCCGGGCAATAGTGGATTTGAGTAAGTTATCTATGACCTGACCGTCAAGGTTATATCTGGCCTTGAAGGTCTTGTGAACGCAATGCTCACTCCATGACTGGGCCAGCGTTTCCAATTCCACATCTGTCGGCTTGCGGCCGGCTTTCTGATAATAATCAGCGGCGACCCGGACTTCGTCCGGTGACAGGCAGAAATCTCGGCCGACGGCACACAGCGCGGAATCGTCATCCAGCAGGTCAACTTCCCGCAGCGCAAAATCATAAACCGGGTTTTCCCCGAAAATGACCGAGGCCGGCGTCACCGCATGCTGAATAATGGGATTGAGCAACAGCCGGTTGGTAATCAAGGTGAGGGTATCGGCGTCAAAATCACCTTCCAGAAGATAGAGCTTGCCGGTTCGGGCGCCGGAAAGAGTCACGCCCAGATCCGCCGCTGCCTTCAGAATGGTCTCTTCCACCGGATCGGCAACACCCGGATTGTGAACAACCAGCACCGCCTGACCGGTAAATGATTTTTCCACGGGTTGTTCCACGGAGAACGTCTCGGTCACCGGGTCGGCCAACAGCTCTCGGCCCACGATATCGGCGTCAGATCGTTCAATATCGCCCTTAAGCCAGTACACGTCGGAAACTCTGACATTGGTGACACCACTGAGATTAAGGTCGGCGATGTCCTTTAACAGCGCCGCACCGCGCCGGTCGGTAAGATTGGAAACGGGTGAAACATCAATGCGGTAAATCAAGATGCTTTATTATAGCCAAAATCAGCCGGTGGGGCTAATCTTTGCCAGACGAAGGTTTTTGCATCAGCACCACGTCTTTGACCGGGAACCGGCAGGACCATCCCAGACCGGCGGCGATAAACCGCAGTGTCTCTTCACGATAAAAAACTACATGAGTGGGATCACGGCGATAATACCAGTCAACAAAGGCGGCATCATCAGTTTGGAAACAGGTCATAACCGCCAGCCGGCCGCCGGGACGAAGCAAACGGTCAAAACCGGTAAACTCTGCCGCTGGCTGGTGAAAATGCTCCGCCGTTTCGGTACAGGTAATAAAATCATAGGTTTGTTCCAGCACCCGGCGGTCAGGATAAAACAAGGGGTCATACAGCTCCACCTGATGTCCGGCTTCCTTAAGTATTTCAGCCAGAGCCGCCCCCGAACCGCAGCCATAGTCCAGACCACTCTGCCCGTCAGACAGCACCTCCAAAAAAGGTATCGCCAGCCGCGACAAAAACGCGCGATAGGCCGGGTCATCCGGATGATTACGGTGCTGCCGGTACCGCTCGTATTCCCTTTCCCGCGGCATTCTGTGAGCGGGGTCCAGAAAAGTTGCCCGGCAAACGGGACAACGGTAATAGTCACGACCGTCAGCCGTAATGAAAAAAGCCGCCGCCGGCGACGGGCAGACAATACAAACCTGATTATTTTTGGAGTCAGTCATCACCTGAGGCTCATTTTAGCAGTAAAACCAGACTGAAGCCATGATTTTGTTGTTATTTATACTCTATGGTAGTATATAGTATATTAACCTAAAGGATGACAAATGGAAAACGCCCCAGCCGTGCAGGAACGCTATCTCTACACCGCCGAGACGGAAACCTTGCTGACCAGAGTCAAGAAGATTCAGGGGCAGGCCCGCGGTATTGAGAAAATGATAACCGACGGCCGTTATTGCCTGGACATCGTCCAGCAGTTGACCGCCCTGTCGGCGGCGGCAGATGAGCTGTCGCTCAAATTGCTGGAAACCCATATTGAGGGTTGTGTCGCCGGAGCTATCCGCGCCGACCAGGCTTCCGGCGAAGCTCACATCAAGGAACTGATGAAATCCATTCGTAAAGCCTTGAAAAGATAAAAAAGGAGAAGCATGATGACGACCACCACACTGACCATTAAAGGCATGAGCTGCGGCAACTGCGTCCGACACGTAGAAAGCGCCCTCAAAAAACAGAACGGCGTCGCCGCGGTCACCGTTGACCTGGCCGCCGGTCAGGCGACCGTGGAGTTTGATCCGCAGGCAACCAACCTCAATACCCTGAAGCAGGCGGTCACTGATGCCGGCTACGAAGCCACTGCTAACGACGAATAAATTCCAGCGGGAACCGGTTCCAGACCGCTATCTCAGGAAGCTGACCAATGACTGAACATCAAAAAACCGTGCCCATAAACCTTTTTATCGGCGGCATGACCTGTGCGGCCTGCGTCCGGCACGTAGAGTCCGCCTTGAAAACCGTGCCCGGCGTCACGGCGGCTACCGTCAACCTGGCGACCAGCAAGGCGCTGGTGTCCTACGACCCGGCGGCGGCCAGCCTGGCTGACCTCAAGAAAGCGATTGAGGACGTGGGTTACTCCGCGGCTTTTAATAACGCCAAGCTGACCATTACCGGCATGACCTGCGCCTCCTGCGTTAACAACGTGGAGCGGGTTATCGGCAATATGCCCGGTGTTTACCATATCATCGTCAACCTCTCCACCGGCAGTGCCTCAGTTGAATATGCCCCGGCGGTGACGCCGCTGGCGGAAATCATCAGCGTCATCAAGGATTCAGGTTACGGCGCGGTGGAAAAGATTGAAGGCCAGGCGGCACTGGACCAGGAACAGGCGGCCCGGGAAGCCGAGATAAAGAAGCAAAAACGTAATCTTATTATCGCCTGGACAATGGGTTTGTTGGTAATGCTGGGTATGTTTCAGCCGTACTGGATTCTGTCATCTTTCATTCCGGAATGGATGAACAATAAGATCTTTCTGTTCTTGCTGACCACCCCTATCGTTTTTGGGCCGGGACGGCAATTCTTCGTAAACTCCTGGAACGGCCTTCGGCGCGGGTTGACCGACATGAACCTTTTGTACGCCACAGGTATCGGGGCAGCCTACCTTATTGCCGTCATCAACACCTTCTTCCCGGAGGCAGGTTTCGGCGGCCCTGAAGCCACTTTTTACGAAGCAGCCGCCCTCCTGACCGCCTTCATCATCCTGGGACGCTATCTGGAAGCCGTCACCCGCGGCCGCACCTCAGAGTCCATTCGCCGCTTGATGAAGCTGCAACCCAAAATGGCGCGGGTGATCCGCGACGGTCAGGAACTGGAGATACCGGCTGACAACGTCGTCGCCGGCGACATCGTCGCGGTGCGCCCCGGAGAAGCGGTGCCGGTTGACGGCATTATTATTGAAGGTTATTCCGCCGTTGACCAGGCCATGATTACCGGCGAAAGCCTGCCCGTGGAAAAACAGGTCGGCGATGAGGTTATCGGCGGCACCATGAACAAGACCGGCGCTTTTCGCTTCAAAGCGACACGCGTCGGCCAAGAAACAGCACTTGCCCAGATCATCAAACTAGTTGAGGATGCCCAGACGACCCGCGCCCCCATCCAAAAACTGGCCGACCGGGTAGCCGGTCACTTTATCCTAGGCGTTCATATTATTGCCCTGTTGGTATTTCTCTTCTGGTTTTTCTTCGGCTATGACCTGTGGTTTACACCGGAAACGAAATTGATTCTGACCCCATATACCCTGCACGGGCTCGGTGTTTTCGGCTTCGCCCTGCTGACCTCCGTCACCGTGCTGGTCATCTCCTGCCCCTGTGCGCTGGGACTGGCCACGCCGTCTGCGGTGATGGCCGGCAGCGGCAAAGGTGCCGAATACGGCATCCTGTTTAAGGGCGCCGATGCCATGGAAACCACCGCCCGTTTAAATGCCATAATATTTGATAAAACCGGCACTTTGACTCGCGGTGAACCTTCGGTGACCGACGTAGTCACCACGGGAAGTTTTGAACGCGATGAAGTCTTACACCTGGCAGCGGCAGTGGAAAAACACTCCGAACACCCGCTGGGAGAAGCGATCGTCCGGGCCTATCAGGAAGAGAGTACCCAGCCGGCCGAAGCAACCAACTTCAGCGCTTTACCCGGCCACGGTGTCGCCGCCCTATTTAACAACCGCCGGGTGCTGTTAGGAAACCGCAAGCTG from Dehalogenimonas sp. W includes the following:
- a CDS encoding ATP-dependent Clp protease ATP-binding subunit yields the protein MASRFDKFSERARRVLTYAQEEAQNLNHNYIGTEHILLGMVREEDGVAARVLTGMDVNLAKLRSAVEFVIGRGEKPSSGETGLTSRAKKVIELAIDEARTLNHNYIGTEHLLLGLLREGEGVAAGVLDSFGITIEKARAEITRVLSQGAINRGAPLKAGKAQGKTPNLDAVSLDLTAAARAGKLDPVVGRQKEIDRVIQILSRRTKNNPALIGEPGVGKTAIVEGLAHRIIAADVPETLENKRLVSMDIASLVAGTKYRGEFEERLKKILEELRSVGNIVVFIDEFHTMVGAGAAEGAVDAANIMKPSLARGEIQIIGATTLDDYRKHVERDAALERRFQPVLVEEPSLEDTIEILRGIRSRYEEHHRLDITDDALEAAANMASRYISDRFMPDKAIDIIDEASSRVRIRHRTKPMPLKDLKKAEDSYRRDKEAALATQQYDFAAELREREYQIAEKRRKMEEEWQQEQGQEKPRVTKEDIADVVSMWTGVPLLQLTGDETERLLHMEEVLHERIIGQDEAIVTIAKAVRRARAGLKDPRRPIGNFVFLGPTGVGKTELARALAKFMFGSEDSMVRIDMSEFMEKFAVSRLVGAPPGYVGYDEGGQLTEAVRRKGYCLILLDEIEKAHTDVFNILLQIFDDGHLTDAKGRRVDFRNSIIIMTSNIGADLIRKGSGAIGFSTTSDETKAVEVNYEKMKDKLLSEVKKSFRPEFLNRIDSTVVFHSLTRDQIRQIVDLQLMSVTTQLKEKNIGIEITEAAKDVLGRKGYDEVYGARPLRRVIQSLMEDKLSEDLLRGDYGPGDTVVVDAAGEGEELAFTIRHAPPAVEAPEEYPALVGGNEGE
- the purL gene encoding phosphoribosylformylglycinamidine synthase subunit PurL; this encodes MIYRIDVSPVSNLTDRRGAALLKDIADLNLSGVTNVRVSDVYWLKGDIERSDADIVGRELLADPVTETFSVEQPVEKSFTGQAVLVVHNPGVADPVEETILKAAADLGVTLSGARTGKLYLLEGDFDADTLTLITNRLLLNPIIQHAVTPASVIFGENPVYDFALREVDLLDDDSALCAVGRDFCLSPDEVRVAADYYQKAGRKPTDVELETLAQSWSEHCVHKTFKARYNLDGQVIDNLLKSTIARATKQLDKPWCLSVFVDNSGVIDFDGEYAVCFKVETHNHPSAVEPYGGAATGLGGVIRDVLGTGLAARPIFNTDVFCFGEPDMPYEEVPPGALHPRRVFKGVRSGVADYGNRLGIPTVNGAVLFDERYTGNPLVYCGTAGIMPVWAAKPGQQSPGDLVVLMGGRTGRDGIHGVTFSSEALSDKSNEQSFSSVQIGNPIVEKRMIEAIIQARDERLFSRITDVGGGGLSSAVGEMGADTGVEVHLDRVPLKYSGLSYAEIWISESQERMVLAVPPQHFARLEEICRGEGVEVSAIGEFTDDKKLKLHYKNHQVCDLDMDFLHEGRPQLELVATDRPSSNPEPSFPCPERLDDDLLQLLGRWNTCSKEWVIRQYDHEVQGSSVLKPLVGRQSDGPGDASIVKPVAGSQRGVIVSCGINPAYADVDAYNMAASAVDEAVRQIIAVGGSLDRLALLDNFCWGSATDQAALGALARAAQACADLSLAYETPFISGKDSLNNQFRVGDKIVSIPHTLLISAISIMADTSKAVTMDFKSPGNLIYAIGRTRAELGGSAYYAHRGCIGNGAPAVDTAQARAIYERLAAATDKRLVQACHDLSEGGLGVALAEMAFAGGYGADVSLSKVMRDNDIIRDDTLLFAESNSRFLAEVAPENRAAFEEVMGMTPVALIGVVASDDRVVVKGLNGNVVIDQGITDLKNAWQRPLKW
- a CDS encoding cation transporter — protein: MTTTTLTIKGMSCGNCVRHVESALKKQNGVAAVTVDLAAGQATVEFDPQATNLNTLKQAVTDAGYEATANDE
- a CDS encoding zinc ribbon domain-containing protein translates to MKALRFYDSQRTVWTIGAGSGKWYRLVNNQWQSDGTPAGELVATIQKGWQHYMSTLDQGARCLKCGHGLPDSARFCLNCGTTAIVRTETDRTTVFCRHCGSRLAAEARFCNHCGQERQ
- a CDS encoding zinc ribbon domain-containing protein, with translation MLNTVMLIAGYASIPLVLLSVFAMMRTIGKPRPLMVTGLIAQILFSALFLLLYRFLLNLSEPTLLSWGLLGIGLFGGVFQGFTTKINITGDKITAKRSVIYLIIWGVSFSATQALAMLGQDTIAAYGLSSVYLATGIAIGMNATLLVRRLLTAPANVSPSILQGSICPKCAVSNSSTRKFCRNCGTALGSFTVPVGSSCPNCGQTATPTQKYCNHCGRTLQ
- the purQ gene encoding phosphoribosylformylglycinamidine synthase I translates to MVTEVKVLVLRAPGTNCDREMAEAFQLAGGVPRVVHINELISGEVNLRDYQVIGLAGGFSYGDDLGAGKVQANEMRLRLFEALKGFMTRSGLIIGVCNGFQVLIKTGILPGPPDPALPLVTLTNNDSGRFECRWVKLTAEPSNPCVWTEGITQLEVPVAHGEGKLVAAPEMLSRLRPVFYYADEFGKPTAEYPANPNGALDNIAGLTDNTGRVFALMPHPERFIRASQRPRWTRQSIDEPGAGLKVFQNGIKAARDS
- a CDS encoding class I SAM-dependent methyltransferase: MTDSKNNQVCIVCPSPAAAFFITADGRDYYRCPVCRATFLDPAHRMPREREYERYRQHRNHPDDPAYRAFLSRLAIPFLEVLSDGQSGLDYGCGSGAALAEILKEAGHQVELYDPLFYPDRRVLEQTYDFITCTETAEHFHQPAAEFTGFDRLLRPGGRLAVMTCFQTDDAAFVDWYYRRDPTHVVFYREETLRFIAAGLGWSCRFPVKDVVLMQKPSSGKD
- a CDS encoding metal-sensitive transcriptional regulator, with product MENAPAVQERYLYTAETETLLTRVKKIQGQARGIEKMITDGRYCLDIVQQLTALSAAADELSLKLLETHIEGCVAGAIRADQASGEAHIKELMKSIRKALKR